A single Methanobrevibacter boviskoreani JH1 DNA region contains:
- a CDS encoding flavodoxin family protein yields MVLNGSPRPKGNTSTLVKHFKEGAEESGNEVTVFNLDSMNISGCKGCFGGNIKDSNSPCVQKDDMDKIYPVYKDADIVVLASPLYYWNLSGQLRTAFDRLFAVEETVPNWRSHEKGAILLMAAGGDAFDIAVQYYKTLLEHLNWKNLGIILAGGVNNIGDIEGSNKLNEAKELGASLK; encoded by the coding sequence TGGTTCACCAAGGCCTAAAGGAAATACTTCTACCTTAGTGAAACATTTTAAGGAAGGAGCGGAAGAATCTGGAAATGAGGTAACGGTCTTTAATTTAGATTCTATGAATATTTCTGGATGTAAAGGCTGTTTCGGTGGAAATATTAAAGATTCCAATAGTCCTTGTGTTCAAAAAGATGATATGGATAAAATTTATCCGGTTTATAAAGATGCAGATATTGTAGTATTAGCTTCTCCATTATATTACTGGAATTTATCAGGACAACTAAGAACGGCATTTGACCGTTTATTTGCAGTTGAAGAAACTGTTCCAAATTGGAGGTCACATGAAAAAGGAGCCATTTTATTAATGGCTGCTGGGGGAGATGCTTTTGATATAGCTGTCCAATATTATAAAACTCTACTTGAACACTTAAATTGGAAAAACTTAGGAATAATTTTAGCAGGTGGTGTTAATAATATAGGTGATATTGAAGGTAGTAATAAATTAAATGAAGCAAAAGAATTAGGTGCTTCATTAAAATAG
- the aroC gene encoding chorismate synthase, translating to MSNTTGKIFTTTSFGTSHGKAIGAIVDGCPANLELSEEDIQKELNKRKPGTSKITSPRKESDKIELLSGVFNGKTDGTPICGVVYNNNQRSKDYENIKNTPRPGHGDYGWRMKYGNYNYNGGGRGSGRVTIGHVIGGAIAKKLLKDTYGIKVISHVVQIGDILAHSTDIDEIEKEVELNPVRCGDQDAAKAMEELILSKKAEGDSVGGIVETIATNVPAGIGEPVFGKLDGDIAQSLMNIGAVKGVEVGFGFDVARASASEINDEFYYEDGKVYTKTNSSGGILGGISNGMPIITRIAVKPTPSISIDQETIDYEKKENCIINIKGRHDPCICPRITTVSESSIAMVLADHMIRSGFIHPNNIEKTMNK from the coding sequence ATGTCAAATACAACTGGAAAAATATTTACAACTACTAGTTTCGGAACCAGTCATGGAAAAGCTATTGGAGCAATAGTTGATGGTTGTCCAGCTAATCTTGAATTAAGTGAAGAGGATATTCAAAAGGAATTAAACAAAAGAAAACCTGGAACAAGTAAAATAACAAGCCCACGTAAAGAATCAGATAAAATTGAATTATTGTCTGGAGTTTTCAATGGTAAAACTGATGGGACACCTATATGTGGAGTAGTTTACAATAACAATCAAAGATCAAAAGACTATGAAAACATTAAAAACACACCACGACCAGGACACGGGGATTATGGCTGGAGAATGAAATACGGAAATTATAACTATAATGGTGGAGGCCGTGGAAGTGGAAGAGTAACCATTGGACATGTAATTGGTGGAGCAATAGCTAAAAAACTACTTAAAGACACATATGGAATTAAAGTAATATCCCATGTAGTTCAAATTGGAGATATCTTAGCACACAGTACAGATATTGATGAGATTGAAAAGGAAGTTGAGTTAAACCCTGTAAGATGTGGAGACCAAGATGCTGCAAAAGCTATGGAAGAATTAATCCTATCAAAAAAAGCCGAAGGAGATTCCGTTGGAGGCATAGTTGAAACAATAGCTACCAATGTCCCTGCAGGAATAGGTGAACCGGTATTCGGTAAACTTGATGGGGATATTGCACAGTCCCTAATGAACATAGGCGCAGTTAAAGGAGTTGAGGTCGGTTTTGGTTTTGATGTTGCAAGGGCATCAGCCTCAGAAATCAATGATGAATTCTATTATGAAGACGGAAAGGTATATACAAAAACCAATAGTTCAGGGGGAATTCTCGGAGGAATATCTAATGGAATGCCAATAATCACAAGAATTGCAGTTAAACCTACACCTTCCATATCCATAGACCAGGAAACTATTGATTATGAAAAGAAAGAGAATTGCATAATCAATATAAAGGGACGTCATGATCCATGCATATGTCCACGTATTACAACTGTTAGCGAATCCTCAATAGCCATGGTTTTAGCAGACCATATGATAAGATCTGGTTTTATACATCCAAACAATATTGAAAAAACCATGAATAAGTAG